In the Caenorhabditis elegans chromosome X genome, one interval contains:
- the F55A4.13 gene encoding uncharacterized protein (Confirmed by transcript evidence) has protein sequence MCSEVRGLA, from the coding sequence ATGTGCTCCGAAGTGCGCGGGCTAGCCTGA